ATTTTCATGTATTTGGAAGATCTCATCCTTAAAATCAACTTTGGTGTTCACTTAGTTGAACATAGAGTGAAACCAATAACAACATTGCATTCGCATTCATTAGTAACACAATAGAAAATAATGCCATTCATGGCATACACAATAAAGGCATAATGCCAGTCTTCATTTTGTCTAGCTCGCCCATCAAACGACTGCTAAATGTAACAACGGTAATCAGTTTGATTAACATACCTTAACGAAGACTGTCTAAATTTATACAACCTAACTGAATCATTTTTATAAACTGTAAATTTATATAATTGAATAATTAACATACCTCAATGAAGACTGCCTAAATTTATACaagttaactttttttttttttttttttttttttttttgaaaggcaagcttgcatcagtccggaccgaagcctagtcatcatttgcacacacacacgcgctttcgggcaggaaacccgaaccacactctgaggatccgacccttaaaccatcccgaggggcaggcgggccggaccttagtcccagagcgggtcggtaaaaccttccctttgggccaccttcaaggaatatatttcaattcctagagcgggtgacgaggttcgaacccgagacctctagccctgcgagtacacaagtgtaaccgcggtaccgctGGACCGAAGATCCGTTGGTTTTATACAAGTTAACTGAatcaattaaaaatataaattttaacttGATTAACATACCTCAATGAAGACTtgttaaacaacatcaaatctTGTTAAAGTGACGATTTTCATGTATCCttgtatataaatgaatatatGTATCGACATAAATTACTGCATAAATTATGTACCCACCAATCGTATTGCTCGATGATTTCACTCCCAACGCAATTAAAAATGCTATTCAATTCACCAATATTTATCAAACAGTTAACACTATAATTAACTATGGTAATGCAGTATAGTTTTTATAATAGAAAacattaattttgataaatatcagTAACTTAATGAATGTAAACCAAAAACTATAATTGGTATCAATTAACACAGCATACAATTAAACCAAAACGAAATCTAGTTTTTTGTTCCTTAAGAAGTAAAGATGTTGTGATTGCATCAAAATTTGATTTGATTCAAAACTGAAATTCAAGTATAATGCGAAAAATTGTTAATTAAATCTTTAGTAACAAACCCGGTTAAAGAGAAGATTGGATGGAATGTGGTAATCGCTGATATTAGACGAAAAATTGATACTTCGTTCCTTCCATTTCACCTGTATTGGCCAAAAAATCGCTTCGGATTCAGCGATTTAGACTTGTGTTTGTTTTGTTCACCGATTGAATCATTAAGATTTAGGGTTTGTATTCGATTGGTTGTAGATACGAAGAACGATGGGAGTTATTAGGGTTTGTATCAGGTGGGTTGAAGAGACGAAGAAGGAGATGACGGAATGaggttcgatttttttttttttttaatattgccAGCATGGCATGCTTAGGTGTTAAATGTAATTAGGATAGTGATTAACATGTCAGCACTTGTGATTAGGAACTGCACATTGTCTGACACATAGgatttaaattcatgatttataagatgtaatagatagatagatagatagatagatttatGAGTTGTTTTGTTGTTTTCACTTGAAGAGTCAACAACTGTAAAATAAGTGTGGATGTGAAGAATATCAAAACAAAAGGATTCGGACGAACAGGGAGGCGCGCCGCGGCCTTGGAAGGCGCGACGCGGCCTAGTACAAGAACAGAGCATCAAGTTTGAGAAAACGTCTGTCTGAAGATTTGCCTTGGAGGCACGGCGCGGCCTTATATGACGCGGCGCGGCTTGTCTGACGGGGGAGTTTCCATATTGacgtttttcttgttctccaaggtgtttccTCTTTGTTTTTGGCATATATAAGCATCCTAGTAACCCTCAgttgtatctacgaattatatcaataaaatctctttagttggtccgtggattaaagtaatcgacattcgattatatataaccacgttaaatctcgcgttTTTAATTCTTTAATAATTGTTCTTTCGTTTATCGATTGTGGAAGGGTAATTCTCTGAAATTActctattgtttgggtcctataatccttacaataAGACATTACAATTTCGACTAATTAAAGTTTAAAAGTACAACAGGTTTTAAAATTCGTGATGATAATGTTAGTGGATTAATTCAATTAGTGTTTTTAATTTGAATATAATCTagtaaaagataaaaaaaataaaatgaagaaatactGTCACCTCCAATCCTCCTAAATTTGGACGGATAGAAATGTAGATAAAAAGCCTATGGACAACCTCAACCCCTTTCTACTCTTTCATTTCTTTTGTGAAAAAACTCAAGAATGGTTGACTTAAACACTATCACTTAGTTTCCTTTCCTTTcctttaaaataaaaacttaagaatgcatatattaaaaataaaaacactATCACCCATATATCATCTTTATCGACTACATTAAAAAGGTTAGTTCCTATATTCCTAGTTATATATCTTGTAAATTGTATTCATGTAAATATATACTATTATTGTATTATGGATCTGTTAATGAATAGTTTGTATGTGTTTCATAATCCCATCCCAAGTCGTTTGATGATCATTGTTGAGTTAGAGTGAATGTGCAAGCTTTCGATTATAAGCTCATTTCTTCTTTATATTAACGGAGCCACACTATTGTTTATGTAACTGTATGCTGCAGCCCTGCTGCTCTCGTTTCTGTTACAGTATGCAATCGCATACTTTCCGGTGTtccataatttataataataaaatactttttgccttttaaaaaaaataaaaatctcaTCCCAATTTGATGTAAATGAAAATGTTAATGTTAAAAATAGaataaattatatgtttattaACCGAGTATTGTTATAATATAAATTCTACCTTTAGTATATAACTAGTAAAATGGGTCCGCGCGTTGCCGCGGGGCGTTTtggttgcgtattcatagttaacggagcgtattataggtgtgtgtatatgtattgaataaaGTCCGAGGTATTGAacttttttttagaagtgtccgtttcgggtatagttagtctcgttgtgttcgtatgatttttttgagttgaacggtgggtgcAAAAAAAATTTACGCGAGTCGAGCGGAAAGATATGTCCCATTGAAAATATAGGTGAAGTGTGtttaagatttttaattaaaataataagtttaCATTTTGCACCCCTGATTTGAGAGTTGAACTTGAAAATTGGTCCAAGTTGGAGGGGGTGTTTGATTTTTTTTCTTGATTGTACCAATTTTGGTGGGGGTTTGGTACCAAAAGTCTTGTGGCCATTAGTATGTatggttaaaattataattataattatactgtATATACATCAATATCAATATATCAATATAAATCTTGGAATCGTTTTCCTGTTTTCTTAAGGTTATGtgagaaattttttttttcttcctagcAAAGCAAAacatttttattaattaaaaagtACATACACAGGCAGGGAGAAATCCACGGCCCAAAACAAATACAAACAGACCATCAATACAAACAGAAATACACGCCAACTACATAAAACAACTAGCACAAACTAAATTGAGCATTATCCATCTTCAAATCCCATAACCGAGCAGCCATTATCATGCCTGGCCAATTCTTTACCTTGAGCAATGACAATTTTAATTGAATATCCCTGCGAATACAAACAATTAACTCCTCTGCAAATCTTCTTTTACCCTGAAAAAACCTAAAGTTTCTTTCCTGCCATAAAAAGTACACACAAGCAGCAAATGCCAATCGATTGATTATATTCCAAATGATCTTCGACAGAGGAAATTGAGCCAGAAGATTTAAAACATTATGAAGCACATTGGGCAGGCCCCTAAAAATCAATTTCTCTTTTATAGCAGCCCATACACACTTACTGTAGTCACACAAGAAAAATAAGTGATTAATTGAATCACTTACTTTACTGCACAAAGCACATTTCAAGGTTATGTGAGATGCTTTTTGTCTAGTATATATTTACTtcctgagtttttttttttttttttttgttatcatttttatgatttccGTTTAGCCAAAACCGAACCAAATTCGGTTTTCGCTTTTAGTTCGATTTCAATtttaaattcggttttcggttttgctctAAAAAATTTCAAAATCGAATATACTGAACTGAATAAATCGAACCGAGTAAACTGAAAACCGAACCGAACCGCTGAACACTATAAACATGTGAAATTAAAGGGGGATACAATGGTGAGGGTAAAACAGTCATAAGGCAAAAAGTAAGGTGTAATAATTGTGTTTTATCTAATTGTGTGTTCTTTTGTCTGGGAACAATAAAATTAGGAAGGAGAGAAGAATTACAATGTCTTCTTCAGAGGTATACCCAAGAAATTATTTAATTCCGATGGAGGAGATAAAGTCTGCTACTAATGACTTAAGTGACAGTAATTTGATCATAAAAAGGCCGCCCAGGTGGATGGGGACACCGCGTAGTTTGATCTACAAGGGAAAGCTCTCTGGGGGATGGGGACACCGCGTGGTTTCTATCAAACGCAGAGTCATCAATAATAAAGAAAGAAAGAGCGAGCTGATCAGTGAAGAGCTTGCGATAGCAACCAGTTTCCACCATGAAAACATCATCACTTTCATTGGTTACTGTATTGAAGGCGACGAGACAATTAAGGTTCAAGAATATGCCATGAATGGAAGCCTTTTAGATTATCTGAAAGATGAATATAAGAAGCGTAACTTAACATGGGCACAACGCCTTAAGATTGGCATCGGCGCAGCAAGAGGTTTAAAACACCTTCACGACGGCAGAGTTTTTCACAAAAAATTCTCATCCAAGTCAATATTATTAGATGAAAATTTGGAAGCCAAAATCACTGGGTTTAGTGATTCAGAATTTGTCCCTGAAAATCAGCTAacaattggtatggattggctttcTTTGTCCTGCAAACTAGAATCAAGCGTTTATCATATGGTTTGGCACTCTTTGAAATATTGAGTGGGACGTCACGTTTTGATATGAAAGTGCACATCAGAGGATATGATGAACATGAACTGATATATTTTGTCAGAAAGTTGTATGATGATAATCTCGTGGAAAAGTTAATTGATCCCTCTATAGAAGATCAAATCGATAATCATTCATTCCGTAAGTTCATAGACATTGCATATAAATGCATTAGTTTCGATATACAGGATCGGCCTACAATGGATGGGATCATCAAGGCACTTGAGGAAGTACTAGAAATTCAGGTAAGCCTTTCTCATTCGATTTTTTCAAAATAAATATTTAGTAAGATCAATAcagacatatgtatttagtaagtatTGACGCACACATGTACAATTAATTAGTAAGATAATTACAAGCTAGATGGATTTATATGATCAATAACCTTttgtaattaattattaattagataCAAGAACTAAGAATAACTCCAAAAAACTTCTGAATTGAATCAGCTGAATAATCTCTCTAAGAATGGACTACACACAGAAATTACAATCACTGAGGAAAGATAATCTCAGTGatactaattaacaagaatgaaTGGAATCACTAATCGAATGAATGGTgaatgttggaagcttcgacgagctcaacacacacactatagaggacctagatttctcacttactacaccaacactttgacgttggttagcctttaattttataaatccttagtgcacaataatacttaggcgacagtgtcgaccatatatcgttcaggcggtataaccgaccatatatcacttaggcggcaaagccgaccatatagtagatacaacacaagtgcactaagaacttaaacacaaactgaggcttaatcgggaaacttaacaaagaacacttttattaatacaaagaaacaattacaatattacttataaGTTTTCTTTTCTCTACTTATAAGCTctctctaactcacactcttcttacttGACACCTTACTCACACCTTTcacaaatgaactactcatcacccatatttatactaccccatgaaacattctagaaactagatatttccatggataaatatctagatattttctacacatacaaatatctagatttttcctatcaaatacaaatttctagatttttcctaccatattctaaattctagatattttcttatacatattaatatctagatattttatgtGCATCTACTAATTTCACATTttataataccaaatttgcattgtattttaacactccccctcaatgcaaattttcttccaacgatgtcttgcagaccattccaagtgcttctctgaattttgtaaacttaggtttacttaggctcttggtgaatatatctgcaacctgttcatctgtctttgttggcaacATCTTAATtttcccttcaaggaccttctcgcgcacataatgatagtgcacttcaatatgttttgttcttgcatgaatgactggattctctgctagtcgtatagctgataggttatcgcaaagaagatttacttgataatctgttgattgatgaagatcttccattagttgtttcaaccatgtaatttcttgtgttgctgatgatgccgatcgatattctgcttcagttcttgacaaggatactgttggttgtctcttgctgcaccatgatattactcccgatccaagactaaacatgtatccagttgttgaccgtcgtgtatcatagtctccaacgtaatcggcgtcacaatatccagtcacgtgacattcttttgttttcttgtataaaataccaaagttaatagtgcctttaacataccttaagatgcgtcgtacaacatcaaggtgaggcttcttcggattgctcatgtatcgactaaccactccaactgcataagatatgtttggccggcttagtgtgagataaataagacttccgaccaactttcgatacatggtaacatcttgaagactttttccttcatctgctcgtagttttgtattcggatccatcggagttgagataggtttgcaattaagcattccatacttttgtaaaagatctcgcgcatatttctgttgtcccagaaataatccttctcttttctgctctatttcgagtccaagaaaatgtttgagttctccaagctccttcatatgaaatctgatagacagattctctcttgttctttagatctcctcatagtgatctcccgtgatgattaagtcatccacatatactagcactatggctagttttccttgatcttgtttcacaaataaactagaatctgaaggagcaactgtaaaaccactttgtaccaagaactcaccaactttcccgtaccaagctcttggagcctgcttcaagccatatagtgtcttctttaatttgcagacatggtcaggatggaacttgttctcaaagcctcttggttgctccatataaatgtctttgtcaagttctccatgtaagaaagcattcttgacatccatttgccacagcttccaagacttgctagcggctaaagctagtagagctcgaattgttatGATCTTGGCCACTgcactaaacgtttcttcataatccaacccatattgttgagaaaaacctctagcaacaagtcgagctttatacctttcaatggagccatctgatcgagtcttcaccttgtaaacccatttacaagatattggttttacatcttttggctttggaactaaactccatgtctggttttcttttagtgcattaatttcttcttctatcgctttctgccattctcgactttgcgctgcttcttcataagtagaaggctcaataggtattgattcatccacatgagcagcattggcataccttggattaggttaTATCGACCTTGTTGATCTCCTTAATTCTTGTGCATGCTCCTCGACTTCCTTTTGGTTTGGATGAACCTCCTCGGATATAGATTGAtgtacaccagttttccatggactcttttccttagagtacgacccaTCTCCTTCTTTAGTTGGATCTAATACGTGCTCTTCACGTTCTTCTCTTTCTTTTGGGACTTCTTCTAattcatgagattctggaagctctatcttttgtggTGACCACcgtgaagaagcttcatcaaataccacatttcttgaagtatggcactttccagtatttggatcacaacatctccaaccTTTTCTTGAATCATCATAACTGACGAAAATGCAccaaattgccttcttatcaaatttgcttcgtagatgatctggtacgaagacgtagcatacacatccaaaaaccttgagatggttgacggttggcttgatcttccataatctttcatacggtgaaatatgccccaactttgtttgtggaagcctatttatcacgtatgatgtcgtcctcatacattcggcccaaaatcttcctggtacattcttaccatgaagcatacttcgacaagtttcagcaaggtgaagattcttacgttctgccactccgttttgttgTGGAGTATTGGGGCAAGTTAATTGACTTATGattttgtgcttctcaagatagatattgaactcggtcgataaatattctcttccattatctgtgcgtaagcaccgaatcttataattgagctcactttctatcttcttattgaactctttaaacttctaaaaagtctccgacttttccgTCATTAAGTAAACCcgcacataccttgagaagtcatcaatgaatgtcaccatatacttcattcctccaagtgatgtttgtttcactgggccaaagacatctgagtgtatgagctctagtggtgtcttggactgatgttgtgactccttgaatggcaatttgtgagtttttccaaattgacatccaacacatattgtatctgttcggatattaaTTTGAGGAAGTCCttttactatgtgtttcaccatcatctcctttaacttgttgtagcccacatgcccaagacgttcatgccaaagatcagctgtCTCATTTttccgagtcttatccacatatgctgtttcagcagatagtacataaactgactctattcttcttccttgcataattgaattgccaacctgaaaggacccgttcatatacat
This genomic stretch from Rutidosis leptorrhynchoides isolate AG116_Rl617_1_P2 chromosome 11, CSIRO_AGI_Rlap_v1, whole genome shotgun sequence harbors:
- the LOC139874974 gene encoding probable serine/threonine-protein kinase PBL28 — encoded protein: MSSSEVYPRNYLIPMEEIKSATNDLSDSNLIIKRPPRWMGTPRSLIYKGKLSGGWGHRVVSIKRRVINNKERKSELISEELAIATSFHHENIITFIGYCIEGDETIKVQEYAMNGSLLDYLKDEYKKRNLTWAQRLKIGIGAARGLKHLHDGRVFHKKFSSKSILLDENLEAKITGFSDSEFVPENQLTIGMDWLSLSCKLESSVYHMDRPTMDGIIKALEEVLEIQIQELRITPKNF